The nucleotide window TGACGCTTAATTAAACCATCACAGAATCCTCGACTGTCGTTCTCGGACATCCTGCGCTCTTCACTCATTCGAGATTCGACCACCAAGGCCATCTGCTCCTCATGTAAAGCCTTTGCTCCCCTTGATTCTCGCCGTGGCCTCTCGCCCTCCTCTAGAAATCCGCTTCCACCAGTGCTTTCAGTTAACGCGATGGTGACCAACTCTGACGTGTACGGCTTCTGGAAAGATAAGAAAGATGCAAAGCAAAAAGATGGCGCGAGGAAATTCTTACCGAAGAAAGTAACAATTAGAGATGTAGGGAAGCTCGAGAATGAccaggaggaagaggtcaAGTATTCTATTCGAGTGAGTGGAAACATCAGTGGGCAAAATCTCGGCTGAACAAGATTAGTCGATGGTGGTACAAATACAAGAATCGCCCGACGCCGTAGCTCACCTTGTATCGTTCGTCAAAAGTGTGTCTTGGCATCAGCTCAGTGTGATTATAACTGACTTTGAAATAGTGCCATCGGAAGACGGCTCCTCGACATGGATAATGTTCAACGATTTCCTTGTCCGACCTGTCTCAGAGGACGAAGTTCTTTCTTTCCCGGACCAATGGAAGGTGCCAGCTGTGATCATCCTCGAAAGGGAGAACACGGAAGAGTTGCTGAATTTCGAAGTGCTGCCCAAGGAGCTTGACAGAGAGATATTATTCAAAGATGTGTCTATCGCTTGGTGAGCCCGCTTTATCTTCAAATATGGAAGGAATAGGCTAATATATATGTTCAGGAACCGCAAGCAAGACATGATTAAACACAAGATATTGCAGCGGGACGAAATGCCAAAGAGGGGGACCCTCGTTGCTATCGACGCCGAATTTGTGGCTCTCCAGCAAGTGCGCCAATCCTTTTGCCTGCTCATAGTGTCGTGCTAATCAGTCTTGAGACAGGAAGAAATGGAGTTCCGATCGGATGGTACCAAGAATATCCTTCGACCGTCGCATATGTCTTTGGCTCGGGTATCCGTTTTGcgaggagaaggggaaatGGAAGGGACGCCATTTATTGATGATTATATTCACACGAGTGAGGTCGTGGTGGACTACCTCACCGAGTTCAGTGGTATCGAGGGTGAGTCAGGACCTACTTGTAGTTGACTGCTTGCCGCTTACGCTCCGTAGCTGGAGATTTGGACCCGAACAACTCGCCGCATACTCTTGTACCTCTCAAGGTTGCATACAAAAAGTTAAGATTGCGTGAGTAACTTTTCAGTGATCAATGGGGAAAAAGCTGAGCCACGTAGTGGTGGATCTCGGTTGCATCTTTGTCGGCCACGGATTATCGAAGGATTTTAGAACTATTAGTGCGTGGCTCAAACTTGGGTTGCTCTACTAATTTTTTATCGCTGACCATCGTAATTGCAGATATCTTTGTCCCACCTGAACAAGTCATGGACACTGTCCTGATCTATACCTTGCCAGGAAGTCAACGTAAACTCTCTCTTCGATTCCTTGCATGGTATCTCCTACATCAAGACATTCAGACAAACTCTCATGATTCTATCGAAGACGCACACTTCGCTCTGCTACTTTGCAAGTTGTGGATGGATTACTCCTCGGAAAGTGAAGAGGCTTTTGAGATGGTGATGGAGGATATCTTTGCTGAAGGGAAAAAGTTGGCTTTCAAACCGCCAAATAGTGCTGGAAACACAATGGCCGAACAACAGTTATCACCGCGTAGTTTTACTCCATTATCAAGTGATCAGACGGTGGCACATGCTGTGGTGAAGTCGGGAATGGCAACTCCCCCGCCTCCTACAAAACTAGGGTTGCCGCAATGGGCATCTCAAAACAGTCCCAGCCCACTAAGGCGGTAGtaatgatgatgatgcaTACGTTTATTATTAcctttcttttttcttttgcTTTTGTATATTCCTCGCAGAACATGACGAGCAATGGATTGTCAACCCGCATGAGAAGCTGCATTGTCTATCAAGGCAAGTAAACTTTATTACTACATCTACCTCCAAAGAAAACCTTGCGAAAAGCAAACATATATGGAAGGCACCGTCTTCTGGCATTATATATCGCATTAATCATTCACACACAAAGACAAAAAAATAATGGTGCAATCAGCTCTTTACCAATGACGCTACAACGCCTAGTCACAAATTGTACATGTAGCTGCATTTCCATTTAGAGAGGGAGTGCAGCAGAAGCAAGCGCTTATATAGTGGACAGAACTCCGTATGCGATTGATCATTCATCCGTCACTTGTTATGATTTGCTGCTGAGAAAGAACAACGAAGAACAAAGATGGACGTCGCCATTTGATCCCGTGTTACGCCACATGGCACAAAACGCCGCGGCATTTTGCGGGCTGTATGGGGGCGTTGAGGCGCGATGGTTGTACGAGCCGGTCGAGgtaggaaggaaggaagaaagaaggaaggacGAAAGACACAACGAAAGAAAGCAGCTTCAAGAACAACATCCTTATCCATACCACTCCCAAAGACAGCCGTGGAGAGAGCGGCGACGTCGACACAGCACACACAGCGCGGCAGTCCTCAGGCATCGCCGCAGGCTCGACGAGGTGAGTAGATCCAGTGGTGGCGGCGGACGACATGCGAAGTATTTGTCGATGCTTGGGCAAATGACTCGCAGCAGAGAGAGAGGACGATAGGGTAGAAGCTGATCTGGCTGCAGTCCAATCTTATGTCCTCCAAGTCGCAGCAGCCACCCACCGGCCTCTCAAAGTCGGCAGCCAAAAAGCGCTCAAAGAAGGCGGCAAAGCAGTCTCAGAATCCTCAGCCACAGTCAGCACCACAGACGTCCTCTCAAACACCTGCCTCTGttcctcctctccctcccaCCTCTGTCCCAGATCCTCTTGATCCCGCATTCTTCAATTTTCCAGGTCCTGGTTCGTATCCCATTGACGTTCAATACGACGATACTGCGTACTACGGCCCAGTCGACGTGCCCCTCAGCCAAGGCAATTTTCCAGGCTCCTATTCTATCGACTATAATCTTTCACTTCAAAACGGTAGTCAGATCGCCGGTTTGTCAGCTCCGTTCAACATCACCCACGACGATCTCATCTCCGCTGCCAACGAGCTTTATAAGAGAATGGCAGACCCGGAATTTGGATCAGACGATGCCTATTGGTCTTCTTTGCCGCCGCATATCCGACAGTTCATCCGTGATGCCGTGCCATTTACCGGTTCCATAAGTCAGAGCACACCAGGAACTACTTCGAGCCAAAGGACAATGTACCAGATGGCACAGCAAATAGTACAAGCCGCTAGCCAAGGGATGGGCTTGGGTCACGGAATGAGTGCAAATCTCATGCCTGGGATAAATACCAATGCCCGGCCgttttcttctcctcaacAGACCATAGGAGAAGAATTTGGATTCCATCGTCATCCTGATAcgagagaagaagagtacgatgatgaagaggagatcGAAGAGGACCACGGGCATCCCGCCGCGAACGGGGATGCGCCCAAGAAGAaaaacaagaagaagaaaaaaaagggagCAAACGCTGCTGCTGTACCTACCTCAGTAGAGCCGCctgctcctcttcctccccttccGCCGCCGTCTACTCTTTCAAAGATCCCTCGCGCGCCCGCGCTTGTGCCCCAGCCTCAGCCTCCTGGACATCAACCCCAACCTCTCTCGCAACAACCGCCCTCACTcaatcctcctccacctcccACACCTGCTCCAGCTCCTACTCCTACGCCTCCTAGTTCTCGTGCAGCAGGCAAGCAGCCCATGGGAACCAACCCTCCTGTTAATCCCCCTGCTCGATCAGCTCGTGCGGCCGGCAAAGCACCGGCTAGTGCGGCCCCTCCACACAACGCACACGCAGGTCACAGCCACAATCACCCGCCGGCTGCCAAGCCTCCTCCCAAGGGCAAATCTCCTGCCACAGCACCTCCAGCCAAGATATGGACGCAGTCTTCAGCTGAAGACCGAGAAAATATCAGGGTATTCTGGCTTGGACTGTCAGAAGCCGAGCGTCGAGACTTGTTACGTATAGAAAAAGATGCGGTCTTAAAAAAAATGAAGGAGCAGCATCGACATTCATGTGGCTGTGCAGTTTGCGGCAGGAAGAAGGTTAACATCGAAATGGAGCTTGATCAATTATACGAGCAGTATTATGATGAGCTTCGTTCATACGCAGCCGAACAGCGAGTCGCCGCTAATGGTCTTCGTCCACCTCCAAATGGTGCCGGCCCTTTCCCAGGAAGTGTTGAGGTCGACGCCAATGGTACCGTTACTCAATATGATCATCGAGCGCCGGAGCTGCATGATCATGATCCAGACGATCTTGATGGCGAAGAAAGCGAGGAatatgatgatgacgacgatTATGCGGACGATGATGAATTGGACGATGATGACATCGGAACAGATGAGGCTGATGTCGGGGATGAGATTGATGaacctcctcctcctccgcctGTCACTCATCGTCAGCAGCCTAGGCGACCTCCTGTGAAAGCCTCTTCCCGATCTGAGGGTGGGGATGATTTCTTGTCTTTCGGATCTAACCTGGCGACCATCAAAGGTAAGTTCTGTCTGGTTCAAACTCTCTCGAGGGGGGCTTACGCTAAGTTTCATCTGGTGTTCTCTTTACCGCTTGTGCCCAGGAGGTATACTCACCATTGCGGATGATATGCTCAAGAACGACGGCACCAAATTTTTGGAAATGATGGAACAGCTAGCGATTCGGAGATCTGTAAGGGAAGAGCAAAATTTGAGGGATATGCAGGAAGAAAcagatgaggaggaggaagaggaagatgatgatgagagtCGAGAGTAAGTAGTATTTATTGATGTTTTCCGATGACCTGGGACTGACTCTATTACAGCGAGCCTATGACCGAGAAGGAGCGAGCAGAAGAAGGTAAACGAATGTTCCAAATCTTTGCTGCCCGAATGTTCGAACAGCGCGTACTGCAAGCTTATCGCGAGCGGGTCGCAAAGCAGCGCGAAGAACAGTTGCTTCGTgagctggaggaagaagaggattCAAAGCGTGCtaaagaggagaagaaagcCAAGGAAGCACAGAAAAAGaaagacaagaagaagtaaGTGTTTCTCTCGATGAGTTGTCAATTGGCTTGGCACATGTTGACGATATCGAAATTAGGGCGCAAAAGCAAAAGGCTGAGGAAGAGCGCCTTGCTCGCGAAGCGGCActggaagaggagaaaagGCAAGCCAAGCTTcgcaaagaagaagcagagCGAGAACGCATACGAAgacaggaagaagagcgtGTTCGACGCGAAGCCGTGAAGCGTGCTGCCCAGGAAGAAGCACAGCGTCAAGCGCTGGAACGTAAGAGAAGGCAGCAGGAGGAGAAAGAACGGGAAGAGGAGGCTGCAAGGAAAAAGCGCGAACGCGAGGAGAAGGCTAAGAAAGAGCGAGAAGCGAGAGAGAAAGAGctgaaggagaaggaaaaggaaaaggagaggaaagaaCGTGAAACTAAGGCTGCGAGGGAAAAAGCcgaaaaggaaaggatAGCGAGAGAGACCTTTGAAAAGGCCGAAAGGGATCGAATGGCGAAAGAAGCCAAGGAAAAAGCTGAGAAAAATCGTCAGGAGAAACTGGAAGCCGCTCGGATGGAAAAACTGAGGAAAGAGCAGGCAACCAAAAAAGAGCGAGAAGCGGTTGAGCAAGCAAAAATTATTGCTGCTCAACAAGCACAACGCGAACGTGCTGCTAAAGCTGAACAGAACACTGTCGACAAAGCAGCTGCCGAGCGGGTTTCCGCTGCTCGCGTGGCCCCTGTTACTGCAACTGCGCCAGCATTAGCGACTTTGGGCCTTAAATCTCCCTCAAAGGGTTCTACTCCGCAGTCTGTACCCCCTGTCCCTCAACTGTCGCCTGCTAAAGGAGCCGCTCGTCCGATCGCCAGTGCCACTCCAGTGCGACCGATGCAGAAAACACCCACGGCGTACTATCCACAGCCTGTTCCTCCTGCTGGTGTTGCTAGCTTCCCCAGAATGCCTTTGGCTCAAAACTTCGGTCCTCCTGGCCTCCGGCCCACCTATTCCACTGGGTCGCCTGCCTTTTCCCCTCCTCATGCAAATGGCTCTTCGATATCGCCCAACCCGCCCTCAAGGGGATTCACCGATCCGAGTCCGCCAGGGTTTGAGCACAGCTTGCGTACGGCACCTATCGGTGTGGGATTCCCTCCGGTCAAACCTTCGGGTCGTATTCCTTCAGCGGCGGACGACGCGTTTTCCCCTACTGTGCCTGTGTCTCGCAGTCTTTCTAGTGCAGGTGAAATAGGTTCTCTCATCTCTGGATCGGCTACACCTGACGATTACCGCCCGACTCCCCCTGCACCCATTGCACCCCCTAATCTGGGCCCAATCGGACGTCCATCATTTTCAGATGGACAGACATCAGGACTAAACGCTCTCCGCTCCTCATCGCCTCCATCTGACCGAGTTCTAGGTTCAGCTGCTCTTGGAGCTGATGATGAAATTGTTCAACCCCAGCAGCGTAGACCGACAACATCGTGGGACATGCCCACTGCCGCGCCAGGGTCGGGTCGATGGTCTGCTTCCCCGTCCATATGGGGTTCTGGAGATCCGACGCCGGCGTCGGGTTGGGGTGCGCCAGCAGGTATGCCAACAGTCGGAGAAAGGCCAGGTCCGCCACCCGGACTATCGCTTTCCCCTGGTGCGGGAGCGAGCGTTCTCGGTCAGAGACAACCCTCATTCGGGGGGATAGGTTCGTCGTTTGCTGGTGTAGGCGCTGTAGGAAGTGTGATTGGTGGAGGAATGGGTGTTACAGTCGGTAGTGGTCTAGTCCAAGGGCACGTGGGTGGTGGCGGATATTCGCAGGGACTTTTCTCTCctcaacagcaacaacaacaacagctGCAATTACAATTGCAATtacaacaacaacagcagcagcaacagtaGCATCTTCTGCAGTCAGGTCATGACACAGCACAGCGAGAAATTTTGAGGGACTGGCGATATAGTCAGCAATCACTTCATATCATGCAACCTATATTTCTTGTGACATTTACATTCCGACGCTGTTCATTTTTCACTAAGATACTATGACGTTTGGAAGTAATATCATCTGTAGCACTTTTTAACCACTAACTACCCTTCGCCAGGACCCAAATTCAGCAGACGTTTCTAAGTCATGTGTGTAGGTAAGATTTCATTGATTCGCTTAGTCCGTGTCCTAGTCTTGGAGAGGATACTCGTCAGGCGACACAACATAGGCCGCTACATTGTTATGTCGCAGTAAGCATTCAATCTATCGGAAACTGTAGTGTGCAGGATGCTCACCAGGGAAAAGACCTTCCTGTCCGTTGCATTTTCCTTGCCACCAGTCAGGATCTACCTTTTCAATGTTTGTAATTTGATCCCCCTCCTTGAAGGATATCTCATTATCTTCGCTCGCATCGTAACTAGCCATGCATTAGTGCACAACACTTTCCGTAAAAAATCACGACTTACTCGTATGCAGCAATCATGATGGTGCCTTCGGCATCGGCAGAGGGGGCAGGGGcaggaggtggaggaggtggGGGTGAAGGATGCATTGTAGCAGGCTCTGTCTCCAGTTCGGCTTCGGGCTCAACCTGGTCTTGGGGATGCGCTGCCGGAGCGCTGTCGTCCTCAATAAGCTCACAATAATTGGCAGGGAAGAGGCCCGATTGACCATCAGCATTTACACCAGACCACCAACCTATAATGAGGTAAGAATACTTCAGAAGGAAACCAGATATCATTTCTCTCACCTTCGTCCAACTCCTCGATCTGAGTGATAATGTCATCCTCTCTCAGAGAAAGTTCATTCTAGTGGATAATTAGCGACAAGTGTTTCTCAGTATTGGCCTTTCGATTCTGAACTTACGTCCTCAGCAGCCTGTACCAAGACGTCGTCAGCTAGATATTTTTTCGCCTGGAGTTCAAAACTTACATCATAGTCGTACAAGACCTTCGCTCTTTTACCTACCGCAGAAGGCTCCGGAGGGAATTCAACTGCCCCAGGTCGAGAGGCCACGGgaatgggtggaggagggCCAGCAGTAGGAGTCTCCTCCAAAGTGAGGTCCTGCTTGAGCCGCTGGAGCTCATCAATTTGCTACAAAAGATATCAGACTTCTTTTCATGGGGCAACATAACAATACGATTAGAACGCACAGGGTCTGAAGAGGTGGCAGCTTGAGCAGGGGCGGTTGGAGGAGGGGAGGGCGGTGGggggggaggaggagggggaggcGGTGGTGCAGCAGATGCGTCCGGCTCAGCCTCCATAACAGGTTCAGGTTTGAAGGGAACAGGAGGAgggggtggaggaggagctCCCCAGTCATCATCGTCCGATTTCTCCTCGTCCGAGTCGGGAGAAGCAGCGCGAGGTACGGAATTCCTAATCAAAGAAGGAACAGCTGGGGCAATAGGAGCTCGAGGCGCGGGCGCAACTGGGGAACTGATAGTGGCGGAAGCAGGAGGCGGACTGGGGGCTGCTGCAGAAGAGTCAATAGATGTTGCAGGCAAAGGAGGGATAGCCCGGCTGCCAGTCGGAGCAGGGGATACCGTTTTGACGTTGGACGCTATGGTACAGAGTTTAGCTCGATTGTCTCCAAGCCTAAGAGGAAGAACTTACCAACGGCAtttcccttttcctcttcctccctctgTCTCTTTGCTTCCGCCTGTCTTTCGGCCCAAGATAGTTTATTCCCACTGGGCTGAGGAAGGACCGGAGAGGGCGCATGGCCGCCGGAGAATGCAGCCATCCTGTCCTTAATGCTGGGTCCCCTAATAGCCGACTCTTCGTTCGTTTCCTCCTGGACACCGCCAGGATTCCATCGATTAGCGAGTTTGCCGGGTTGAAGTTTGATGGGCGTGTATGCGGTGCCGACTGGCGCAATGCGGTCTTCGGCGACGGGCTTGGCAGGTTCGGAAGCTATAGTGGTAGGGGCGGAGGGTTTGGCACGTTCGGGAGCTGCTGTGATAGGAGACGACTTGACGCCACTGTCTATAGATCTATCCTCATGGGTGACTGgcaaaggagaaggaaCTACAACACTAGCGGCTGGTGCGCGTTGAGGCGGGGGGGCACCAAAATTCGACGTAGGAGTTGTGACAGTTGTAGGCTATTGGCCATGAGGAGCTGGATCGCGTAACTTGCTTTTAAACGTACCTTGCCTTGAGATCCTCCAAGGCCCTGGCTCGGTCTATAACTAGGAGCGGGCTTGACAGATGATGCCG belongs to Cryptococcus gattii WM276 chromosome I, complete sequence and includes:
- a CDS encoding uncharacterized protein (Similar to TIGR gene model, INSD accession AAW42770.1), yielding MSVVFTDPDLQPTYQALIKGSAPYDWVLFNQPGNELKLQTTGNGLEDLEEEFMDGRIQYAFARVRDPTSHLDKFVLISWCGDGVPEFKKGLYFTQSAQVQNKFLKDAHLVIQARSELDVAPSYIHKRIQESSGSKYSAPAAAPSIATASSVKPAPSYRPSQGLGGSQGKPTTVTTPTSNFGAPPPQRAPAASVVVPSPLPVTHEDRSIDSGVKSSPITAAPERAKPSAPTTIASEPAKPVAEDRIAPVGTAYTPIKLQPGKLANRWNPGGVQEETNEESAIRGPSIKDRMAAFSGGHAPSPVLPQPSGNKLSWAERQAEAKRQREEEEKGNAVASNVKTVSPAPTGSRAIPPLPATSIDSSAAAPSPPPASATISSPVAPAPRAPIAPAVPSLIRNSVPRAASPDSDEEKSDDDDWGAPPPPPPPVPFKPEPVMEAEPDASAAPPPPPPPPPPPPSPPPTAPAQAATSSDPQIDELQRLKQDLTLEETPTAGPPPPIPVASRPGAVEFPPEPSAVGKRAKVLYDYDAAEDNELSLREDDIITQIEELDEGWWSGVNADGQSGLFPANYCELIEDDSAPAAHPQDQVEPEAELETEPATMHPSPPPPPPPAPAPSADAEGTIMIAAYDYDASEDNEISFKEGDQITNIEKVDPDWWQGKCNGQEGLFPAAYVVSPDEYPLQD
- a CDS encoding uncharacterized protein (Similar to TIGR gene model, INSD accession AAW43176.1) codes for the protein MSSKSQQPPTGLSKSAAKKRSKKAAKQSQNPQPQSAPQTSSQTPASVPPLPPTSVPDPLDPAFFNFPGPGSYPIDVQYDDTAYYGPVDVPLSQGNFPGSYSIDYNLSLQNGSQIAGLSAPFNITHDDLISAANELYKRMADPEFGSDDAYWSSLPPHIRQFIRDAVPFTGSISQSTPGTTSSQRTMYQMAQQIVQAASQGMGLGHGMSANLMPGINTNARPFSSPQQTIGEEFGFHRHPDTREEEYDDEEEIEEDHGHPAANGDAPKKKNKKKKKKGANAAAVPTSVEPPAPLPPLPPPSTLSKIPRAPALVPQPQPPGHQPQPLSQQPPSLNPPPPPTPAPAPTPTPPSSRAAGKQPMGTNPPVNPPARSARAAGKAPASAAPPHNAHAGHSHNHPPAAKPPPKGKSPATAPPAKIWTQSSAEDRENIRVFWLGLSEAERRDLLRIEKDAVLKKMKEQHRHSCGCAVCGRKKVNIEMELDQLYEQYYDELRSYAAEQRVAANGLRPPPNGAGPFPGSVEVDANGTVTQYDHRAPELHDHDPDDLDGEESEEYDDDDDYADDDELDDDDIGTDEADVGDEIDEPPPPPPVTHRQQPRRPPVKASSRSEGGDDFLSFGSNLATIKGGILTIADDMLKNDGTKFLEMMEQLAIRRSVREEQNLRDMQEETDEEEEEEDDDESRDEPMTEKERAEEGKRMFQIFAARMFEQRVLQAYRERVAKQREEQLLRELEEEEDSKRAKEEKKAKEAQKKKDKKKAQKQKAEEERLAREAALEEEKRQAKLRKEEAERERIRRQEEERVRREAVKRAAQEEAQRQALERKRRQQEEKEREEEAARKKREREEKAKKEREAREKELKEKEKEKERKERETKAAREKAEKERIARETFEKAERDRMAKEAKEKAEKNRQEKLEAARMEKLRKEQATKKEREAVEQAKIIAAQQAQRERAAKAEQNTVDKAAAERVSAARVAPVTATAPALATLGLKSPSKGSTPQSVPPVPQLSPAKGAARPIASATPVRPMQKTPTAYYPQPVPPAGVASFPRMPLAQNFGPPGLRPTYSTGSPAFSPPHANGSSISPNPPSRGFTDPSPPGFEHSLRTAPIGVGFPPVKPSGRIPSAADDAFSPTVPVSRSLSSAGEIGSLISGSATPDDYRPTPPAPIAPPNLGPIGRPSFSDGQTSGLNALRSSSPPSDRVLGSAALGADDEIVQPQQRRPTTSWDMPTAAPGSGRWSASPSIWGSGDPTPASGWGAPAGMPTVGERPGPPPGLSLSPGAGASVLGQRQPSFGGIGSSFAGVGAVGSVIGGGMGVTVGSGLVQGHVGGGGYSQGLFSPQQQQQQQLQLQLQLQQQQQQQQ